From Lolium perenne isolate Kyuss_39 chromosome 5, Kyuss_2.0, whole genome shotgun sequence, a single genomic window includes:
- the LOC139831502 gene encoding uncharacterized protein yields the protein MVVERKEEGKEQLIQRPVYYISEALIESKQRYPHYQKLVYAVLRAQRRLAPYFHEHPIKVVASTPLADIIRNRDATGRIAKWAVELGVHNITYESRHTIKSQALADFLVDWEEAQQPGSQADLKHWTLHFDGSKNLEGAGAGVVLTSPKGDVVRYVLQLRFEPCTNNMAEYEALLHGMRVAKEMGATRLRCLGDSDLVASQTSGTCDASDATMIAYKRAVDQAGASFTGHVVEWIDRRKNEEADALARLGSKRIPPPPGVFLDVLARSSVHIPREIDIAEPPAPDSALVALASDAGDWTEPYLSYLERQVLPTDETEARTLVRRCKTFTIINNELYKRSISGIFQRCVTADEGRKILRDIHAGDCGHHAGARSIVAKAFRHGFYWPTAHDDATAIVRACAGCQKYASQSHMPSSALKTIPLTWPFAVWGMDMVGKFKTAPGGYTHLLVAVDKFTKWIEAKPIKKCDGKTATKFLRELIYRYGYPHSIITDNGTNFAKGEMADFCEEKGIRLDLTAVAHPESTGYTPFFLVYGAETVMPTDIAYDSPRVANYVEEENEQSRQNNVDILDEARDLALSRTAIYQQGLRRYHSRRVRSRSFQEGDLVLRLIQDKKGMHKLSPPWEGPFAISRVLGNDAYYLTDVRKNDKGEPLTREVERPWNANLLRRFYT from the exons ATGGTAGTCGAACGCAAAGAAGAAGGGAAAGAGCAGCTGATTCAACGCCCAGTatactacatcagcgaagcccTCATCGAATCGAAGCAGCGCTACCCGCACTACCAAAAACTGGTGTACGCAGTACTGAGGGCCCAGCGGCGGCTGGCCCcctacttccacgagcaccccatcaaagTGGTCGCTTCAACTCCACTCGCCGATATCATCCGGAACCGTGACGCAACCGGACGGATagccaagtgggcagtcgaactcggcgtccacaacatcacatACGAGTCGCGCCATACCATCAAGTCCCAGGCATTAGCCGACTTCCTCGTCGACTGGGAAGAAGCACAGCAGCCGGGCTCCCAGGCCGACCTCAAGCATTGGACGCTAcacttcgacggttctaaaaacctcgaaggGGCAGGCGCAGGCGTCGTCCTCACCTCGCCCAAAGGCGACGTCGTGCGGTATGTCTTGCAGCTCCGATTCGAACCCTGCACCAACAATATGGCCGAGTATGAAGCACTCCTCCACGGCATGCGCGTTGCAAAGGAGATGGGCGCAACTCGCCTGCGATGCCTCGGCGACTCCGACCTCGTCGCCAGCCAGACgtccggcacctgcgacgcctCCGACGCAACCATGATCGCCTACAAACGAgccgtcgaccaagccggcgccagCTTCACTGGCCACGTCGTCGAGTGGATCGAcaggcgcaagaacgaagaagccgacgccTTGGCCAGGCTTGGGTCCAAGCGGATACCACCCCCTCCAGGAGTCTTCCTCGATGTCCTCGCCCGTTCATCAGTGCACATACCACGGGAAATCGACATCGCCGAACCACCTGCACCTGACTCCGCCCTAGTCGCACTCGCCTCTGATGCTGGGGACTGGACCGAGCCGTACCTCAGCTACCTCGAGCGCCAGGTACTGCCGACGGACGAAACAGAGGCACGCACCCTAGTGCGCCGCTGCAAGACCTTTACCATCATCAACAACGAACTCTACAAACGCAGCATCTCCGGGATATTCCAGCGCTGCGTCACCGCCGATGAAGGTCGCAAGATCCTCCGGGACATCCACGCGGGCGACTGCGGCCATCATGCAGGCGCCCGCTCGATCGTAGCCAAAGCTTTTCGGCATggcttctactggccaacagcTCACGACGACGCCACGGCTATCGTTCGAGCATGCGCCGGGTGCCAGAAATACGCCAGCCAGTCGCACATGCCGAGCTCAGCACTGAAGACCATACCCCTCACCTGGCCATTCGCCgtctggggcatggacatggtgggaaagttCAAAACGGCGCCCGGCGGATATACCCACCTCCTCGTCGctgtggacaagttcaccaagtggatagaggcaAAGCCCATCAAAAAATGCGACGGCAAAACGGCGACCAAGTTTCTCCGGGAGTTGATCTACCGCtatggctacccccacagcatcatcacggaTAACGGTACAAATTTTGCCAAAGGAGAAATGGCCGACTTCTGCGAAGAAAAGGGCATCCGACTTGACCTCACGGCAGTCgcacaccccga GTCGACCGGCTACACGCCCTTCTTcctggtgtatggcgccgaaaccgTCATGCCAACAGACATCGCCTATGACTCACCACGAGTCGCCAACTACGTCGAAGAAGAAAACGAGCAATCCCGGCAGAACAACGTCGACATCCTCGACGAGGCAcgagacctcgcactctccagaaCGGCCATTTACCAGCAAGGCCTGCGCCGGTACCATAGTCGCCGAGTGCGCAGTCGTTCCTtccaagaaggcgacctcgtccTTCGGCTCATACAAGACAAGAAGGGCATGCACAAGCTTTCTCCCCCGTGGGAGGGACCATTCGCCATCAGCCGCGTACTTGGCAACGACGCCTACTACCTCACCGACGTACGCAAGAACGACAAGGGCGAGCCGCTCACCAGAGAAGTCGAGCGCCCCTGGAACGCCAACCTCCTCCGCCGGTTCTACACCTAG